ATACTGGTGCTCGGCACCCGCGGTGAGGGTGTTGCTGCCGCCGAAAAAATCGGGCAGGCTGTAATTGAACTGGAAGCCACCCTGCGCCGTCCGGTTCTTGGTGTTGCCCCAGCCGTCTGACTGGTCGATGCCGGTATAGTGGGTGCGGCTGGTGCTCTGCGCCGAGCCGTAGACACTAAAGGAGGCCTTGCCGCTTCGCAGTTGGTGGTCCCAGTTGAGGCCGGCCACCAGGTTGTTCTGCAGCCGGTACTCTGCCTGGTCGGCCCGGTCAGCGGGACCCTCAAGCTTGTTGCCGCCGTGGCGCTCCTCCTGTATGCTCCAGCCATTCACGTCAATCTGGTCGCGTTCGGTGGGTTTGAAGAAGGAGTTAAAGCCGAAGGAGTTGTTCTTGAGCTCCGCCAGCTCCGAGAACCCGTCGCCGTTGGCGTCATATGCCTCCTTGTCGCGGTGCGAGGCAAAAAACGACACCCCCGCATTCCGCGCCTCATTCACGGTGTTCACATTGGCGTTCAGGAAGTGGTCCCAGGCTTGTCCGTCAATCACGGAGGAGGTAGAGGAGAGGGTGTAGGTGCTTTCCTCCGGCTCTTTGGTGATGATGTTGACGGTGCCCGCAATCGCGCTGGAGCCATATAGCACTGAGCCTCCGCCGCGCACCACCTCCACCCGTTCCACCATATTGGCCGGTATCTGCTCCAGGCCGTACAGGCTCATCAGCGACGTGAAAACAGGGCGGCTGTTGATGAGAATCTGGGAATAGGAGCCGCCGAGCCCGTTCATGCGCAGCTGGGTGTAGTTGCAGGTCTGGCAGTCGGTTTCCATGCGCAGGCCCGGCTGGAAGCAGAGCCCCTCCGACAGCGTGTTGGATTGGGTGAGATTAAAGATTCTGCTGTCAAGCACGTTCACTGCCACCGGACTCTCCAGCCGGCGGCGTTCGGTGCGCGTGCCGGTTACCACCACTTCATTTAGCGAGGCGTTTACTTCGGCCATCCGGATGTCCAGCGTTATATCCGAACCGGGTATTACCTCCACTTGTCTTTGCGCTGGTCTATAGCCGATGGCGGTTACCTGCACCTCATATGTCCCGGCAGGCAGTTTGTCCATTATATATAGTCCTTCCTCATTGGTAGACGTGCCCCAGGAGGTGCCTTTTAGCATCACAGTGGCGTAAGGCAATGCACCGGAGCTTGCTGTTACCTTTCCGCTTAACGTGCCCGTCTGTGCATGCACGGCAGGGCCCAGGCTGCCTATTAACAGCAAAAGTATAATTCTCTGTACCATTCCTAATTCGTTTAAAGAAGTTGACGATGATAATTAGGAACGCTAAATTACAAATTTAGATTTGTCTAAAATTCATTTTTACATATTTTATTTCTTCTTGAAGATAAGATTCTGAAGTGTCCCGCTGTTACTGATTGGTAATGTCCTGCAGGCAAGCGTCTGTTACTTGTGCCTCTATCATATATGGCCTGTGGCGTGAGGGCTCCTCTTAGGCTACTATACCCGAGCCTCCGATCTAGTATCGAGAATTTATATATAAACAATATTGATTTTTATAACTCCTGGCTGGGCCTGTAGAATGAAAAAAGGAGTGAACAGAGGCGGTGCAAGAACGATATAGGTAGAGGGCGGTAACGCAAATCATATATACTTCTCGCGCAGCACCTGCGCCACTTTCTGCATGCCGGTGCTGGCTTTCTCTTCGTAGCTATATAGGTTGGGGCGGCGGCGCATCTCGGGCAGGTTCGGGTCCACGACAAATATCGGCACTCCATCGGGCACAAAATCTACAAGACCAGCTGCCGGGTATACAACAAGCGAGGTACCCACCACCAGAAAGATATCGGCCTGCGTGGTTTCTTCCATGGCCTGCTCCATCAGGGGCACCGGCTCCCCGAACCACACAATGTTGGGCCGCAACTGCGAGCCGCGCGCACATTTGTCGCCTTTTTTCAACTCCCAGCCTTCCATCGGATATATAAGCGTGGGGTCGAGGGTGCTGCGGCTCTCGAACAGTTTGCCGTGCAGGTGAAGGACATTGCTGCTGCCCGCGCGCTCGTGCAGGTCGTCCACGTTCTGCGTGATGATGCGCACGTCAAAATCCTTCTCTAGGTCGGCAAGCGCTGTATGGCCTGCGTTGGGCTGTACGCCTTGGGCGTTTTTGCGCCGCTGGTTATAGAAGTCAAGCACCAAGTCCGGATTTTTGCGCCAGCCCTGCGGTGAGGCCACCTCCATCACATCATGCCCTTCCCAAAGCCCGTTCCTATCCCGGAACGTGGCAATGCCGCTCTCGGCGCTTATCCCGGCGCCTGTCAGCGCCACCAGTCGTTGTTTCATGCTGTTTTTCTACTGTCACTTCTTGCTATACCCTCCCCGTGCCTGCGTTGTTGCCTGCAGCAGCAGCCTTCTATGATTTAATAGACAGTCTAGTAATGAATCCATAAACCCCAAAACAAGAGGGGGTGCAGCAGGAAAAATTAGTGCTAAAATAATTAGTAAATATGAGGCTAAAACTAATTTAATTCGTAAAATAGCGGTATGAAAACAGAAATTACCATCATCGACCGAATGGATGCGGTGCAATTACAGGACATGACAGCGCATCACTTGTTCTTATATTCATCGGCTGTGCAGGCTGGGCTGCCGGGGCCAGCCGCGGGATATGACGCGGACCCGATTGACCTGAACGCGTATATTACAGAAAACCCCCAGGCCACGTTTCTGGCGCGGGTGGAGGGCGACTCCATGATAGGGGCGCATATAGAACCGGGAGACCTTGTGGTGATAGACCGCTCCCTGAAACCTGAGAGCGGTCGCATCGTGCTGGCTTTCGTAGCCGGGGAGTTTACCATCAAGCGGCTGGTGCTGAAACCGGAGGGAGCCTTTCTGGAGCCGGAGAACCCGGCATATGAGCGCATTAAAATAAACCACCCCGACATGGGGCGAATCTGGGGCGTGGTGGTGGCTATCGTGAAAAAAGTGTGATCACCCGCCTGAAATGCCATCGTTTCTCTCCACCATATGTCTCTGCCGATACCATATGGCATAAATTAGATATATGATGCGGCTCATCCTTTTTCGGAAGAAAGCGTATACAGCTTTTTCAAAATATCACGCATTCTATATTATCTTATGCTATATTTATTTACCTTGCCATATGTTTAAGTTTTCGGCTTTACTTCTGATTCTCTCCGGACTGTGTATAGAGGCGGGTGCAGTTAAAAGAGACTGGTTAACCCGTGCCGGGCAGGAGACGCCTAATACTGCTGCCATCACAAAGAAAGCCACGTCTGAGACCCCGCAAAGCAGCCCCCATATGGTGGTGGAGAACCAGGACGGATTCCCTGCCCCGGATCACCTGACCTTCTCCAATGTGCAGGCCCCGTGGAGCCGTGAAGGCACGCCCCAAAACCGTAACCACGACAAGGTAAAACTCCGGATCAGTAACAGAGGCACGGGAGACCTGATCGTCACAGACTTGAAAATATCGGATGGAGACCTGTGGAAAATTGACCGGCTGGGCGACCAGGAGTACAAAGCGGCCACAGACTTGCCGCTCACTGTCAAAGCGGGAGCATCTGAAACGCTAACCTTGGAGTTCATCGCCAAAAACCAGTCCATACGTGTGACGGTGCTGCACGGCTCGCTTCATATCTCCTCTAACGATGACGCCGCCCCCGAAAAAGAGGTGAAGCTACACGGCCTGTGGCAACGGGTCGGCGAAGGCAACAACGAGCCGTATGCGCAGGAGATTATCAACGCCTTCGGCTTTAAAACCAACACCGGGTATGAACATGACGACGGAGCGAACAAAGGGGAGTCCGCCGTTCCCGGCTCTGATGAAATAATTTCCTCCTTTTTTGTGCGGGCGGACCCCAGCCGGCCTGTGGAGGTGATACAGATGGCCGCCTACCACGGGTGCTGCTCCCAGGTGGAATCATTCAGGTGGTATGAAAAGGGTGCCTCTTCCACCAAAACGCTCTTTACGCACAATGGCGTAGACGGGCAGTCGCTGCTCCCGAGGAAGAGCGGATCTTCCTCGGCCCTTGCCAAAGGCAGCTTCAGCCCAGGCGGCGCTTTTGGCTTCCGGGTCGGAAGCGCCTATTCTGACAGAACCCGTAACGATGAGGAGAAACTGGGGATGCGGATCTGGAAAGCAATTGATGCGGGAGGCAACGTTATTCCCAACGCCTATATCATCGGCACCGACTACCTCGGCACAGACTTCACGAATTACGACTATCAGGACAACGTGTATTTTGTGCGCAACATAAGGCCGGAGACAGGCACCGCTTATTATTCTGAACTTGCCGCCGCTCCCTCGGCAGTTCACTTTAGTCCGGTGCAGGTGGGCCGCAGCGCAGGTCTAACCGTTGCATTGAGTAACCTGGGCAAAACTTACGGCGACGGCAGCAGTGACCCTTCCATCCAGATCGCACGGGTAGAAATTGTGGGCCCCGACCGCGCTGCGTTTGCTGCGGCCAAGCCCGCGGCTACCCAACTTGCGGTGCAGACCTCTGTTAACATGACAGTGGAATTCAGGCCGATAAGCCAGGGGCTGAAGAATGCGGCGCTGCTCGTCTATTTCACCAACGGGGCCTCGCCGCTCCGCATCCCGCTCTACGGCACCGCAAATGGGGGAGGCGCCGCCATTACAGCCGTGCGGCGCATCAAGGGCGCCGCCAACGCGAACGTAACCATCGGGGGAAACGTATGGGAGGCAGACAAAGCCTACCGCAAGGGAAGCATCAAACTGGACAAGCAGGTGGTGACCACGCCGATTGCCGCCACCGACGACGATGAACTGTATCAGACCTACCTCTCTGCCGAGAAGGATTTGGCGGAGACCAGCTACGAAATACCGCTGGAGAATGGAACTTATACCGTACGGATGCACTTTGCTGAGAATTACTGGTCGGCAGAGGCCGATCGGATATTTGACATCTATATAGAGGATCAACTGCGGCTGCAGGGCCTGGATATATATAAAGAGATTGGTTACAGAACGGCGATGGTGAAGGATTTCGAGGTAAGTGTGGCAGGGGGAATACTGAATATTAACTTTGATCCCAGCGTGAACCGGGTAGCCATCGCGGGACTGGAGATATTCAAGAGCCAGGCGAACGTGACCGGCCTTGACCCTGCAACGTTAACAGAAAAGAGGCGCCTCGTAGTGTATCCCAATCCGGGAGAGGGGGACGAAGTGCAGATTGTGCTGGAGCACTTCGGCAGCCACGAGCCGGTGACTGTTACGATGCACGACATACTGGGGAAAGTGGTGTATTCCAAAAGCCTGCAGACCGACGCGAAAGGAAGTGCGACTGCACCCATCGCCGTCGCTGCGCTTCACAAAGGAGTATATATAGTGAAGGTGGAGGACCCGGAGGGGGAAGTGCAGAGCAAACTGCTCGTGAAGTGACAAAGGGAGGGTACTGCCAACCCAGCACCTGCATATAAATCGTTGCTGTGGCTGCCCAGAAAATTTAATTCAAATATACTTTGTGTTATATTTATATATAACTATATTGTGCATGTTTTCTAATTTAGTGGTACGCCTTTTGTAGCTCACCTTCTTCCTCGTCTGCTTCGAAAAACTGCGGCAGGAGAGCGTTAGCAGGTTCCCGGGCATATACAGCAAGCTGTGCAATATGAATATAAAATCTACTCTGACAGTATCCATTCTTTTATTATCAGGCTTACGTCGTTTATACCGAAAGCTGCTGGCAGGCTCTTTTATGCTGGCTGTACATATACTGTTCGCCGGACATCTCTCTGCTAACCCGGCCGCTCTGGCTTCAGGTCCAAGTGGACCCTGGTTTGCTTTTTACCATAGAGGTGGTACGCCCCCTGATGTGCTTGCCGACAACACTGCCGCCGCGCGCTGGTTCTCACGCCCCTATGTCTCAGAGGTGCGTCCGGCTGACGGGGCGAAGGAAGTTCCGCTGGATATGTCCGTTTCCGTAGACCTGATGTTTCCCGGCACCAGTGCCATCAATGGCAGTACCGTGAACCCTGCCAGCGTAAGGCTTTACGTGGTCGAGGGCAGCAGGAAAAAATTAGTGTCGGGTACGGCCGTCAACGCATCCGCCGCCGGCGATGCCATCACCCTTTCGGCCTCCCTGGCCCCGCTCACTGTATATGAGTTTGAGATCACGGATCAGGTGACGGACATGGACGGCAACCCGCTGATGCCGTTCACCTCCCGGTTCACCACTTCCAGCAGGATCCCGGCCACGCTGTCCGGTCTGGAGGGGGTTGCCTTTTCCGCGCAAACGCTGGTCTCCTCCGACTTCGGCAAAGACGGGTTTACAAGTTTGGTGATTGGCCCCGACCACCGCCTCTACGCCACCACCTCTGGCGGAAAGATTGCGCGCTGGGACATCGCACCCGATGGAACACTCCAGAACCAGGTCATTATTTCCCCTTTCAACAACGAGCGGCGGCTGGTGATCGGCATTCACTTCGACCCTGCCGCCACAGACACCAAACTCATCGCCTGGATATCGCATTCTTCCGGCAGCTTTGAGGGCGCGCCAGACTGGTCCAGCTGTATCGCAAAAGTTGATCTGAGCAACCCTGCCAGTCCGACATACACCAGCTATATCACCAACCTTCCCCGCTCATTCAGGGATCACTCCATCAACTCCATCGATTTTGGACCGGACGGTGCCTTGTATGTGACCATAGGCAGCAACACAGCGATGGGCCTAACCAGCAGGTTCTGGGGCGACAGGCCGGAGAGATTGCTTTCTGCGGCCGTCTTGCGCCTGGACATAAAGAAGGCGGAGCAGCATACCCTGCCCCTGGATGTGAAGACACCGGACGGCGGCGGGACTTACGACCCCTATGCGAAGGACGCTCCGCTCACCATATACGCAACGGGCATACGAAACGCCTATGACCTGGTGTGGCACAGCAACGGCCGGCTCTATGTGCCCACCAACGGCTCCGCGGCCGGAGGCAACACGCCTGCCCTCACATCCGGTACTGTGTGGTCTAACGGAAAGGCATACACCGGCCCCGATATTCCGGCCCTGACGGATGTGCGCGATACCCAAAACGACTACCTGTACTGTGTTGAAAAAGGGGGGTATTATGGCCACCCCAACCCGTTGCGGAACGAGTATATCCTCAATGGCGGCAACCCGGAGGAAGGGGAGGATCCGGCGGAGATACTTTGGTCGAGCAAGGGCATTACCTACGGCTATCCGACGGGTACTCCCGTGGAGCCCAACTTCCGGTACTGGTCCTATGACTTCGGCAAAAATATTTCGCCCAATGGCGTGATAGAGTACAAGAGCAACGCGTTTGGCGGAAAGCTGCAGGGCCGCCTGATGG
This window of the Pontibacter russatus genome carries:
- a CDS encoding malectin domain-containing carbohydrate-binding protein — protein: MFKFSALLLILSGLCIEAGAVKRDWLTRAGQETPNTAAITKKATSETPQSSPHMVVENQDGFPAPDHLTFSNVQAPWSREGTPQNRNHDKVKLRISNRGTGDLIVTDLKISDGDLWKIDRLGDQEYKAATDLPLTVKAGASETLTLEFIAKNQSIRVTVLHGSLHISSNDDAAPEKEVKLHGLWQRVGEGNNEPYAQEIINAFGFKTNTGYEHDDGANKGESAVPGSDEIISSFFVRADPSRPVEVIQMAAYHGCCSQVESFRWYEKGASSTKTLFTHNGVDGQSLLPRKSGSSSALAKGSFSPGGAFGFRVGSAYSDRTRNDEEKLGMRIWKAIDAGGNVIPNAYIIGTDYLGTDFTNYDYQDNVYFVRNIRPETGTAYYSELAAAPSAVHFSPVQVGRSAGLTVALSNLGKTYGDGSSDPSIQIARVEIVGPDRAAFAAAKPAATQLAVQTSVNMTVEFRPISQGLKNAALLVYFTNGASPLRIPLYGTANGGGAAITAVRRIKGAANANVTIGGNVWEADKAYRKGSIKLDKQVVTTPIAATDDDELYQTYLSAEKDLAETSYEIPLENGTYTVRMHFAENYWSAEADRIFDIYIEDQLRLQGLDIYKEIGYRTAMVKDFEVSVAGGILNINFDPSVNRVAIAGLEIFKSQANVTGLDPATLTEKRRLVVYPNPGEGDEVQIVLEHFGSHEPVTVTMHDILGKVVYSKSLQTDAKGSATAPIAVAALHKGVYIVKVEDPEGEVQSKLLVK
- a CDS encoding LexA family protein — translated: MKTEITIIDRMDAVQLQDMTAHHLFLYSSAVQAGLPGPAAGYDADPIDLNAYITENPQATFLARVEGDSMIGAHIEPGDLVVIDRSLKPESGRIVLAFVAGEFTIKRLVLKPEGAFLEPENPAYERIKINHPDMGRIWGVVVAIVKKV
- a CDS encoding SIR2 family NAD-dependent protein deacylase; this encodes MKQRLVALTGAGISAESGIATFRDRNGLWEGHDVMEVASPQGWRKNPDLVLDFYNQRRKNAQGVQPNAGHTALADLEKDFDVRIITQNVDDLHERAGSSNVLHLHGKLFESRSTLDPTLIYPMEGWELKKGDKCARGSQLRPNIVWFGEPVPLMEQAMEETTQADIFLVVGTSLVVYPAAGLVDFVPDGVPIFVVDPNLPEMRRRPNLYSYEEKASTGMQKVAQVLREKYI
- a CDS encoding Ig-like domain-containing protein, which codes for MLADNTAAARWFSRPYVSEVRPADGAKEVPLDMSVSVDLMFPGTSAINGSTVNPASVRLYVVEGSRKKLVSGTAVNASAAGDAITLSASLAPLTVYEFEITDQVTDMDGNPLMPFTSRFTTSSRIPATLSGLEGVAFSAQTLVSSDFGKDGFTSLVIGPDHRLYATTSGGKIARWDIAPDGTLQNQVIISPFNNERRLVIGIHFDPAATDTKLIAWISHSSGSFEGAPDWSSCIAKVDLSNPASPTYTSYITNLPRSFRDHSINSIDFGPDGALYVTIGSNTAMGLTSRFWGDRPERLLSAAVLRLDIKKAEQHTLPLDVKTPDGGGTYDPYAKDAPLTIYATGIRNAYDLVWHSNGRLYVPTNGSAAGGNTPALTSGTVWSNGKAYTGPDIPALTDVRDTQNDYLYCVEKGGYYGHPNPLRNEYILNGGNPEEGEDPAEILWSSKGITYGYPTGTPVEPNFRYWSYDFGKNISPNGVIEYKSNAFGGKLQGRLMVCRFSGGDDIIMLEPSKTNKGIASAVDGIMVPGLRRPYANPLDIVEDERTGNLYISEYFEGNGSGVPQITLLKASVPVGVEAPIEVDTVKLAVYPNPANGTGVTVSMRGLGAQEEVAVTVLDVTGRGMHTTKMTADAKGTAHTQVAVAQNLSGGIYFIKTTCASGMVKYQRLLVQ
- a CDS encoding TonB-dependent receptor; its protein translation is MVQRIILLLLIGSLGPAVHAQTGTLSGKVTASSGALPYATVMLKGTSWGTSTNEEGLYIMDKLPAGTYEVQVTAIGYRPAQRQVEVIPGSDITLDIRMAEVNASLNEVVVTGTRTERRRLESPVAVNVLDSRIFNLTQSNTLSEGLCFQPGLRMETDCQTCNYTQLRMNGLGGSYSQILINSRPVFTSLMSLYGLEQIPANMVERVEVVRGGGSVLYGSSAIAGTVNIITKEPEESTYTLSSTSSVIDGQAWDHFLNANVNTVNEARNAGVSFFASHRDKEAYDANGDGFSELAELKNNSFGFNSFFKPTERDQIDVNGWSIQEERHGGNKLEGPADRADQAEYRLQNNLVAGLNWDHQLRSGKASFSVYGSAQSTSRTHYTGIDQSDGWGNTKNRTAQGGFQFNYSLPDFFGGSNTLTAGAEHQYDYTLDEIKAYNYLIDQKTNLTGLFLQSDWDISPGITVLSGVRANSHNNVEGLTLTPRLSAVYKLGTTTQFRGSYARGFRAPQAFEADLHIAFAGGGVSLIRIDPNLQEETSSSFNASVDYNKASEQMIYGFTLDGFHTRLYDAFVLEEIGTDENGNQLLLRKNGGNSTVRGATLEGRLNYDQRFQLETGITVQQSRYDEPVAWSAEIAGTREYLRTPATYGYYVLTLLPQSRFTASFSGVLTGPMQVPHFGGAPGVAEDVLYTSPTFVENNVKLAYRFTIKSIGKDLQLSTGVQNMFNAYQRDFDTTQYRDSNYVYGPARPRTFFFGLKFGLM